In a single window of the Rhodamnia argentea isolate NSW1041297 chromosome 2, ASM2092103v1, whole genome shotgun sequence genome:
- the LOC115726137 gene encoding putative laccase-9 → MKMAIVFSFSPTISLHPTILFLLANVLLLARAAVHHHDFVLRETNITRNCTTMSLLTVNGSFPGPVIRVRKGDLVFVHVHNQGDYGVTLHWHGVKQPRNPWSDGPEYITQCPIQPQTNFTYEVNFTEEEGTLWWHAHSDWTRATVHGAIVILPSEGSSFPFPEPDEEDIIVLGSWYDEEKLNEVLNEDLAAGSDVPRATGYTINGQFGDFVPCSKESTYHLFVDYGKTYLLRIVNAAVSADHFFSIAKHNMTVVGMDGAYTKPVVTSYITISPGQTMDVLLTTDQSLRRYYMAARRYSSEDTEVTAFSHINVTAILQYRGNYSLTSPPIFPSDTLPSFYDYFAAANFIAQLKSLANEEYPISVPQNISTRMFITASLNELLCANDSCAAGDSKIATSLSNISWVNPSTDVLLAYYRNISGVYTPDFPNLPPSLYNFTGDDLSTSLAVAAEGTKVKVLNFNETVEIIFQGTNLLKGSETHPMHLHGYSFYVVGSGFGNFDNETDPQGYNLIDPPKVNTFAVPKKGWITIRFTANNPGVWYWHCHIDRHMSWGMSTTFIVLNGDTEETSMRPPPSYLPPCTDTSNIALKETAGFVGDTNQI, encoded by the exons ATGAAGATGGCGATCGTATTCTCTTTCTCCCCCACCATTTCTCTTCATCCCACGATTCTCTTTCTTCTTGCCAATGTCCTCCTCCTGGCTCGAGCCGCTGTTCATCACCACGACTTCGTC CTGAGGGAAACAAACATCACGAGGAATTGCACCACCATGTCCCTTTTGACAGTTAATGGCAGTTTTCCAGGGCCGGTGATTCGTGTTCGCAAAGGCGACCTCGTTTTCGTCCATGTTCATAATCAAGGAGACTACGGCGTCACGCTTCACTG GCATGGGGTGAAACAACCAAGAAATCCATGGTCTGATGGACCCGAATACATTACTCAATGTCCGATCCAACCACAAACAAATTTCACGTATGAAGTGAATTTCACGGAAGAGGAAGGGACTCTTTGGTGGCATGCTCACAGTGATTGGACGAGAGCTACAGTTCATGGTGCGATAGTCATCCTACCGAGTGAAGGGTCGAGCTTCCCTTTCCCCGAGCcagatgaagaagacatcattGTGCTTG GTTCTTGGTACGACGAAGAAAAGCTTAACGAAGTATTGAACGAGGATTTAGCGGCGGGTAGCGATGTACCACGAGCAACTGGCTACACGATTAATGGACAGTTTGGAGATTTCGTTCCATGCTCCAAAG AATCAACATACCATTTGTTCGTCGACTATGGCAAGACCTATCTCCTTCGAATAGTGAATGCGGCAGTCAGCGCGGATCACTTTTTCTCCATCGCCAAGCACAACATGACTGTTGTCGGAATGGACGGAGCATACACAAAGCCGGTGGTAACTTCATACATAACAATTAGTCCTGGACAAACGATGGACGTCTTGCTAACGACCGATCAGTCCCTCAGAAGGTATTACATGGCCGCTCGACGGTATTCGAGCGAGGACACAGAAGTCACCGCATTTTCGCACATCAATGTCACCGCCATTCTCCAATACAGGGGAAACTACAGTCTCACATCACCACCGATATTCCCAAGCGACACCCTTCCAAGTTTTTATGACTATTTTGCGGCAGCAAATTTCATAGCCCAACTCAAAAGTTTAGCAAATGAAGAGTATCCCATAAGTGTGCCTCAGAACATAAGCACAAGGATGTTCATAACAGCTTCCTTGAACGAGCTATTATGTGCAAACGATTCGTGTGCAGCGGGTGACAGCAAAATCGCCACGAGTTTGAGTAACATAAGTTGGGTGAATCCTTCTACTGATGTGCTACTTGCCTACTACAG AAACATCAGTGGTGTATACACCCCAGACTTTCCTAATTTGCCTCCGAGTTTGTACAACTTCACGGGGGACGATTTATCGACCAGTCTTGCGGTGGCTGCTGAAGGGACAAAGGTGAAAGTCTTGAATTTCAACGAGACCGTGGAGATAATATTTCAAGGGACAAATCTGCTGAAAGGTTCGGAAACCCATCCTATGCATTTGCACGGGTACAGTTTCTATGTCGTCGGATCTGGCTTTGGAAACTTCGACAACGAGACCGATCCTCAAGGGTACAACCTGATCGACCCGCCTAAAGTCAACACGTTTGCGGTGCCCAAAAAGGGATGGATTACGATCAGATTCACAGCAAATAACCCAG GCGTATGGTATTGGCATTGCCATATAGATCGACATATGAGTTGGGGTATGAGCACCACTTTCATAGTACTAAACGGCGATACTGAGGAGACAAGTATGCGGCCGCCCCCTTCCTACCTGCCTCCCTGCACGGATACATCAAACATCGCCCTGAAAGAAACCGCCGGTTTCGTCGGTGACACAAACCAAATTTGA